Within the Fundulus heteroclitus isolate FHET01 unplaced genomic scaffold, MU-UCD_Fhet_4.1 scaffold_82, whole genome shotgun sequence genome, the region ATTGATCAGAGTGTGGGATGGTGAGAAAGGTCAGCGAGATCTGTTGGTGCTCATGATCAGTTTAAGTTCACATGAAAGGTCAGCGGACCTttaaaccccttttttttctgtggttgaAAGAAAGTAATATAAAGCATAAAGTtcactgggtttttttttttcagctcctGTTGGAGTTAAAGATACagccaaataaaaacaactaaaactagAAACACGATTCAGCAGGAAAATccagaaagcaaataaaatgggactttttagaaaatgttattGCAGTGTCATGCAATAGTTTGAGAGATGAAAAATAATCCATAAATTAATGCATTTGGCTTGAGTTGATACTTTTGTTTAACATCTCTTAATGCTTTAAGTGCCATTAAACGCAGGTTTCCTTTTTggtaataaaaatacaacaagcTTTATGGTTCAAACAGCTTtctttttaatctaattaaagATGTGTGACCAAACAAAGAATGAGTTAGTCTCTGTTTTAAAATTCAGCATCTAGCACACATTTGCACGTATGAAACCGAATGAGTTTACAAAGACAGGCTAAAGAACAATCTGACTGGGGTTTACagggtgcattttttttttaccaatttcaCAACAGCTAACTATGACCTAACTGGGTAGAAGGACATATTTGTAACCCTTTAAATTGTTCAAAATACTGAACAGGAAAACTAATAACCACCTCCTGCTAATTGAATACTCTTCATTCACTGATTATTAGCAAGCCACTGGGCAAATGACAGGTCAATTTAGAGTAGCAAATtaacctaaactgcattttaagaGAAGAAACTAAAGAAAACCTATGCATGAATGGGAAGAACCTGCAAATATCGGGCAGAAAGATCCCATGCCAGGATTCAAACCAAGGACTTTCTTGCTTAAAAGGGATTTGACATCATTCATGGGTTGCACTAGTTTTTCACATTACTTTATTGACAGTCACAGACAAATTGTTTGCAACCGTTTCTAAACTTTCCCTAGTTTGCTGAACACACATGAGTAGACTGCAAGTTGTTTACTTGCAACTGAATTGGAAAACATATGACCTTCCCGTTCCTGCCTCTCACTAACACTCCCTAATTGGCTTTATTGGATAAGAAGTTTAGTTTTAGGTGCAATATTAAGGGCACTCAATTTATACCAATTGTTACGCCCTGTCAACCCCCTGCTCTGATATATCGCCATTTAAAACAGGTTTTTACAGTTACTTAAACCCACTTCTTCAGAAGCAATCACACCACTGTAACCATGATCAGCATCAACGGTCAACTGAACGAAATAGAAGCTATTGtccttgttttacatgtttattaccGTAACATCTCAttatctttttaatatatgttttaaaagcaaaaagaatTCAGACAATATTTTACTTTCTACTCTAAGTGCATCTCTTATCATACAATTTCAGAGGAAACATAAGTGTTTCAGAAGGAGTATACCAATTAACGCTgttatttttgtaattaaatcaGAATCTGCTAAAATTGCTAAACCTGTGCatacatacaaggaatttgactttggttcaaTTTGCTCTccataaaatcctttttaagtatatatatatatatatatatatatatatatatatatatatatatatatatatatatatatatatatatatatatatatatatatatatatatatatatatatgtgtgtatgtatgtatatatatgtatgtatatatatatatatatatatatatatatatatatatatatatatatatatatatatgtgtgtgtgtgtgtgtgtgtgtgtgtgtgtgtgtttctaagttatttaatgtttaaataacttaaaaatgaGCGTCCCTTCTTTGGACATTAATTTCTTGAAGCTTCAGATCAAATGCTGACGCTTTCTTTTTAAtccggtgattacaaacagcaGAAGTGGCCTGGCCTTGGTTTTAGATCACTGAGCTGTTGAAAGCTTGTAGCACCACAAGGTTATGTAGATTGTCAGATGAAGGACACAATCAAAGTCGAGTGTGTTGAATGCTTTCAGCTAACTGATTAAACCTCTATTCTAATGCCTGGTagttccttttcctttttaatctcTTGGCATTTACAGCTGTATGAAAATACATTTGTAGTTGGCTTGTTTTATTACAGACATTTCCACCATGCTTTGGTCTACTTGAGGATTCTCAATGGTGCATTTACAGTTTAACCTGTTATATGAAGTATTAAATGACCTTTTGCTGTGACTGTATCAGACTTTATTCAAAATTCATTTGGTATTATTtgtattcaaataaaaaaaaagatttcctatTTGTTATTCCTTCTGAATATGCTCCCTCACAAGTAAATCTATCAATAGTGTGGCTACAGCCCAGCTGGCTCAATGAATTCATTATTTGTCACTGGCACCAGAGGTCGCGACACTGAATCTTGGATGGTGCTTCGGGGAGATAAGAAAGCTCAAGCAGTGCTCCTGGCTGTAATTCAGACAAATATGTTACGCCTGATATGTGGAGGTATTGTAAAGACCGTGTCGCTTGACCAAAAGCACCTCAATTTACTCCTCTCCCGGGACTGTTTTCTTCCAGTGTATGAATTCAAACCAGTACAGGCTATACCGCAATCTACAATCTACCTCGGCTAAAATCCAATGATTCATGTACACACAAGATAAATGGTCTCTGTTTGTTCACTTGAGCGCTTGCATGCAAATTATTTCGGCAAAGTCACATATGTGCATGCAAATGAGCTCTCTTCATTTTTTTACAAGCACTCAGCTTGACCACAGTTTAATGAATGTGTGTTTTGGAAGCGATGCTCAAAAAGTCTACACATATCGTAATTATCTTGTTGGAATCAGGGAATGACTGAGCCTACCTTCCTAATAGATTAGACCGAGGTAGATTTGAATACCTAGGAATTAAGTTTGATCTATTCTTCTTATCAAATTTTCTCATCTGTATCAGCCCATTGCTCATATATTGCCAACTTAATATCCAGCCATGGAAAAAAGATAGTTGTCATAACTTCTAGTACAATAAAAGGAAATACATAGCACCTCCTTTAGCCAGAGTAACTTGAAGTTGTCATTTTATGTAGGATTCTATAAATCTCTGACGTTGTTGTGGAGGACTCTTGGTCCATTCTCCTacacaacaatgttttttgttcctCGTAACACAGATTCAATCAAGTGCAAGCTAGCAATTTGACTTGGCTGCTCCTGCACctcaattattttcttttccagagAATCTGTTGTAGATTCACTGCTCTGGCCTTATATTTGGTCCTGGGATGCTTTGATACTTTACATCATGCAATGTACTTCATACTTTTAACTCCCTGTATATGTTGTGGTGTTCTGCACCACAACAACACCACCCCAAACTCCTTGTGTGTAAAAAATACTTGGTCAATAAAACAAATTCTGCCTCTGATTCTGAAAAAGAAGCTCAACTCATGCGGTTGATATGGTTTGTCCATGTCTTTATTCAGGGGACCTGGGCTTGAATCTCATTTGTTTCAGGCAGGGCACCCAGCATAAGAACTTGCACCAtgtctgtgtgcaagttgtaatgacttTCTGTGGCGACCCGTGAATAAGTGAAAAGCCGAAATGGCTCTCTACCTCTATCATGGTATTATTTACCAAGCATGTTTCCTTGAATTATAGGAAGATATCTTAACTTTAGTCTAATCTTTTCAAAGATTGGAAATGTTCCTCTTGTGATTAGCATTTCTTACTAGAGACTGATGCAGTTGAAATAGGTTCACAATTACCCCATGACCCTTTCCAGATTGATGGACAGCAACAATTGCTTCATTAAGGTCATTGCTGATATTCACCTTCTTGTAATTGTGTTGACACGCATCTTTATACTCTCGATCCACAAACTGCTTAACCTCTGGCTGTTTATACGTACACTTACTGATGACCTGTTAATCAATGCATTTGATTAGCAAGGTCTGGCTTCCCTTCTCCTACCTTGGTATATAGGGTGTACCAAGGTCTATTCTGTAACAGTATTAGTGTCGAATTGAAATAATTTATCTTTTAgatttcattttctgcttttattaaaTGATTACTTGAATCGGCTCGTTTGTTTGAGATTCTGCATCAATAGGAACCACTAAAGTGGATCCCTTTGATGTGCACCTCAGCTCTTTTCCACCACTTCAAACAGAATACTTTGATGCGGAGTAACAGGAGTCAAATGAAAATCTttctggcttttcttttttatttgcagtgaattataaataaataaaccctcTCAATGCCTACTATTAGAACTAGTATTAATCAGGTCATTGTGACGGAGGGAAAGAAGTTGTAAAACGTATAACTGTTGATAAAACAGCCTCTAACATtgttaattagcaaaaaaaaaaaaaaaaactttatatcaCACAAATGGTTGATTCATAAAATCTTATTTGTATTGGAATACTACTtgatgccagaaaaaaaacttttatagtaaaataacaaaaaagccTCGCAGTAACATATTTACAGTTTTGCTTCAGcgctttttgttttgtgtaattaTGTCCATGGATGCATTGATGTGTGAGGAGGGAAACCTTGTACTAAATCCTGGTGGAGATGGGAAGCCAGTGTAGTGAATGAAGAATGTTTCCGCACTCTCATCAGGATCCTAGCTGCTGAGTTTTGAATGTACTGAAGCCTCTGCACACTTTTTCTAGGGATCCCAATGAGAAGTGTGTTGCAATAGTCCAGTCTGGTGGAGACAAAGGCATGAACCAGCTTTTCTGCATCTGGGAGGGAGAGAATGGGACCGAGTTTGGAAATGGTGGTAGAAAGAGGTCTTGCTTAGGTGATTTATACGGGCTTCAAAAGTGAGTTGGGAGTTCATTTTTACACCAAGATTACTAACTATTGATGAGAGCGGGATGTTAGCACCAGAAAAGGTGATGCTGGTTATGGATAATGATTTGGTTTGATGAGGAGTTCCAACCAGGATGGCTTCGGTTTTGGAGCTATTgagttgaagaaagttttgctcCATCCATAACTTTATCTCCTCCAGACAGGTGGTGAGTTTTGATGGGGATGACTGTaagggtggggtgtcagctgtGACATTAGAGCtgtatgtcatcagcatagcagtGGAATGAAATATTGTGGCAGCTGGTGATTTGGCCAAGGGGAGTAAGGTTAAAGAATGAAGAGGATGGGGCCAAGGACTGACCCCTGGGGGACACCACACGtaactgtgtgtggatgtgattTAGAGTGGCCTAGGGAGATATATTCTGTCCGGTTTGTGAGATATGATCTGAACCAACTGAGAGCAGTGTCATTTAGTCCAGTAGTGAGGTGGAGCTGGTTTAAGAGAATGCCATggtcgacagtatcaaatgcagcagaaAAGGTCAAGAAGGATGAGGAGGGATGAAGAGCCAGCATCTGATGATATGAGGAGGTTGTTGGTGACTCTGACTAGGGCTGTCTCTGTGCTGTGGGCAGagcggaaacctgactggaattTTTCAAATAGGTTATTATGTTTGAGGTGGTCCTGAAGGTGAGTGGCAACTGCTTTCTCAAGTACTTTTGATATGAAAGGGAGATTTGAGATGGGCCTGCAGTTGGATAGGACTTCCGGATCAAGAATGGGTTTTTTGAGCAATGGTGTTATAATGGCATTTTTTAAGACAGGGGGGACATGACCAGATTGAAGGAAATTATTTATAACAGCAGTGATCTTGGGATTTAGGGCAGTGATATGAGATTTTACCAGGGATGTTGGGAGAGGGTCCAGGGGACAGGTGGAGGATTTCATCTTCCTGATGATGCTCTGCACCTCTTATGATGAAACCTCAGGAAAGATGTTTTGGGGATTGGAGACGGTATGAGTTGGAGGAACAGTTTGGGTGGGAGGACCAGAGAGAGGAGAGcgaataaatgcagtttttgcTGGGAAGAAATTCATACATTTATTCAAAGTATAGGGTGTACTTTGAACGGCTAACAcagaagctaaccgctaagctaactggatacataaacactagaagtgcgcacgcgcagccagcaagcggaaaattaaaagaaacatgcacgcacactggcattacgtgattgcgtcagaatgattggaaTTTGGGACAACTAATAGTTAAGCTGAACTTGAGGGACAGCAACAAAGCAGCAACAAAACTCTGAAAACTCAATGCCTCTTGAAttgaagggcagggattggttagagtttttacaggccttcAGCTCTCATAGAGatctattttttaacctccATTTCCTGactacataatgtatttactactttcaggatggagggaccattttacccagtatatcaaaaagtgtttctgaacatgaTTAataactatagctttaagctgCATTTGAGTTGGGAGGGGTTTAAATTTATGTAGCTGAACGAGTTTGATTTTGATTGGTTTGGagggatatttaaaaaaaaaaagagtaaatgcTGTATATTCTGCTTGTATCAACTTAAATAGTTACATCATTTTACTTCACAGTGAGACTGCATGCAGTCTGTTGTGTCCaagaatgatgatgatggtagAGGCTGTCCGGTAATGACAGATTGGGCTCTTTATGAGTCTTTCAGCTTGACAGTTATTTTCACAAAAttgttttgtatattttcatatacaaaataaaagtaaacacTTTTGaaagaggactttcctcaaaaacaatatttcttaTAGGGGGCATATGGGCAGTTCCTCAGGGTAGCAATAGAAACATGGCATAAGAGAACCTCTTAAAAACTATATCTTTATTTCCGTTGCACCCACAGCAGTTGTTCTAATGCTTTGATGATTATGCAGTCAATcatgtgttggtgtgtgttgAGTAAGCGTCCCTACTTGCTGCTGAGAATAGAGAGATCAGGCTGTGCTGTGTCAACCACACTGTATCAACAAAAGATGAGACTCAAGTTGCCCTGTGACATATTTGCTTATTTAGGTTGGAGATTTTGAGCACAATCTTTAGCTTTGCTTAAGCAAGACATGTGAAGAAGCTATATTTTCACAAACTGTGACTGTTTCTGTTGCTGTAGTAGGAGGGAAAGAGAAGCAAAATGAAgggttctttgaaagaagaggaaaaacagcaagaaaagtaaaaatagacaaactgtggggggaaaaaaactcattGTGCCTTATGTGATGTCACCAGATGCAGGTGTGTATAGAAACAGAATGGTAagatataaaaaatacatgaaatagCAAACTAACAGAGAAAAGCTGACAGTGATATGTTGTTATATAGATGACAAACTGAATCTAAAGTGAGTTTGAGTGATTTTACTGAAAATCCCACGAAACTGGCTTGTAGCTTTAGGTCCCCATTTAACTGGGACCTAAAGCTACAAGTTGTTTTTAGCCATCTGATGTCATCAAATAAATCGGCTGAGATATCGACATAAGAATCGTAGACCTTCACAAGTCCGTTTCATCCTCTGGGACAATTACCAAATGCCTAAAGGTAGCACGTTCACCTTTTCAAGCAATTGCAAGTATGAAGGGTATTGGTGTAAGAGATGAGCATATATTGGTGTGAAAAGTGCAAATCAAcccaagaacaaaagcaaaagacagTATTATGATTATGGCTTAACCTGGTGAGAGAGTGTCATTTCCCACTGTGAAATTAATCCTTGATCGACGTGGCCTGAAAAGCCACTCAGTGAGGAAGAAGCCACTTCTTCCAAAAGCAACATGAAAAAACAGATTGCAATTTGTAAATTCACACAGGAGCAAAGACCTTAATTTATTGGGACATTCACTGCAGTCTGATGAACATCATCCCAATTGTGCAGTATGTTGGTGGCATTGTCGTGTTTTGCTGTAGGAGGAAATGGACACTTCACAAGATAGGGTGCATCACAAGAAATAAACATGCTCTCAAGACATTATTCACAACGTTAAAACTTATGCACAAACTGCTCTTCCAAATTAACAATGACCCTAATCACGTCGCTAAGTTAGTTACAAAATGGCCGAAGGACAATACAATCAGCGTCTTACAGCATCCATCACAAATCTCTGACATGTGcagagctaaaagaaaatttTGTGAGTCAGATGGCCTACAAATCTACAGCCGTTCTGTAAACTCTAAATTTGTGGGAaattgaaaagttaaaaaatctgGTATTTAcctaatataaataacattgctaatcctaactgacctaaaacagaaataGTGTATTTTGATTTGTTATCAGAAATAATGAAATTGAAGAATAAATAAGATATGTTCTGTCACCAGTAGCACTTTTATAGAAGAGgacagaacaagaaaaaaaagttagaacAGTAGCAGTGTCAGTCATAAcaaattggtttaaaaaaagtgtttagtCTGGACTGGAGCGCAGAATAAAGTCTCCAAACAATTTCTGTTTAACAATACAACATCTCTGTTTCTTACCTATCTCTGTAAGGGAGATAGTGACCAAAATGAACTGCCTCACATTCCCTGCAAATGCTGCATAAGCTACTATAAATTTCTCATATAAActgtttgttctttgttttgccCATCATGTCTGActgaacaagcaaaaaaaacagtatGTACTGATAACACTATGTGAACATGCTTGTTCCATGCCACCTTTCTTTTCCACAGAGATTCGGGAGGCTTTCAAGGTATTTGACAGAGACGGGAATGGCTTTATCTCAAAGCAGGAGTTGGGAATGGCCATGCGCTCGCTGGGCTACATGCCGAATGAGGTGGAGCTGGAGGTTATCATCCAAAGACTTGACATGGACGGTGCGTCTCTCACTCTCTTACTGCTGCATTCTGTCCGACTCACGAGCGCCGCTGTGACATGTTTGCATTTCTGTCTGTTTCATCAGGTGACGGCCAGGTCGGCTTTGAGGAATTTGTCACATTGCTTGGTCCTAAGCTCTCTGCTGCTGGAATGCCCGATAAATTTCACGGAGCAGACTTTGACTCCGTGTTTTGGAAGGTAGACTCAGTCGTCATAAGTCATttagataataataattcacTAGCGCACTCAGCTAGAGTAGGCTGCTGTTTTCAAATGGCAAAACTTCAACTTATTAAAGcacattttgtttctgcagagtTCTCATTCTCTTATTTTGTTCTATGATCAAAAGTCATTTTGAAaccaaatttaattgaaaataattacaatttttACTTCATAAAATTCACTTTTAAGCATGCAGCACATTTGATCTTCAAAGCAAACCTTCATCAGCTGTCTCTGGAAgatggaaaaaacacaaagaatttAAGACAGAGCTAAGACAGGACTGAGTTCCTTTGTGTTTTGGACCGTCTTCCAGGTCTGTGTTTTCTGATCAAAGTTGCCTATCAGGGAGACTGGAGCTGAGGTTTCACGTCCTAATTAGACCACTCTTGGTGTTTTCTGTGTTCCCAGTGTGACATGCAAAAACTGACAGTGGATGAGCTGAAAAGACTGCTGTACGACACGTTCCGTGACCATCTCACCATGAAAGATATTGAGAACATCATCATGACTGAGGAAAACCACCTGAACAGCCCAGAGTCTCACGTGGATATTGATAGTATGTTTCAgcggttttctcttttttttcttatgctcTCTGACATGTTGAAGCTGTGCTCCGACTCAGGGAGGCactaatgttgtttttcttttcctaaatCTCTTCACAGCAAGCCCAACACAGCAGGAAAAACACACATGTGTGCGTAAAAGCCTGATTTGTGCCTTCGCGATTGCATTCATCATCAGCGTTATGCTCATTGCAGCAAATCAAATGCTCCGCAGAGGAATGAAGTAAATTAATGTTGCCAGCAGGACAAGAAAGGCTCCTATGCTGGGAAGAGAGGAAAATCATGAACCAAACAAATAAACTCTTATTTTCTGTCGTAATTGATAGTCGAAATGATGCTTTCACAGCTTTTCTCTACAGTACAACGGATCAAATGATGTCACACAGTGGTTGTGAGAGACCACTTTTCACAGCTTACCAAGATGAAAAAGAGACAGGTAGCACAAGGGCTGATTAGTGTTACACACAGAGCAGAAATCAGAATGTAATGTTAATAATTTAGAGATTCAGAGTACAATATGTGCTGTAAGCGTGGCCGTGGTGCATCAAATCCTTCAGTCCAGTTGCAAAGCATATGCCCATGTTGAATGCACCAAATAACAAAGTACCAATGATAGTAATAAAGCAATAACAATATGAGCCACATATCATTTCATTTTaggttaaaacaaaacatgattcCCCTGCATTGGCAATCctggtaaaaatatgttgaagccatacatatatgtatatatagatatagatatactttactttttaagttgatcagtctCAGACTGAATTAGTTCCCTTGAATTAGTTATTCATGACATTAAATATGATGTCATATATGGGCACCCTTtggcccagtttatacaactTATCTGCAAAAATTTGAACTATGCGGTCTTCTAAATCAGAAAGatgagagaacatgcaaaactttttttcttttacatgtcTTTACCAGGGCTGCCAACAACTGTGTAGGGTTTCAGATCTCAGACATGTCTGCATATTATAttgcatcattttttttttgtgtactaCAATTCCCATTATGATTAAGAGAGTAAGTACCATAGTTGATCTAACTCTTTCTTAGTCCAAACACTAAATCGGACAAATATTGGTTCCAATGGACCAGACAAACAAAGTAATTGATCTTATACTATAAAATGATGCACCCAGCTTAAATTAATGTGTTGATGCTCAGATTCTACTTGTAGAGTCACCATGATGCTGATATTTGCAGTAGTTCACTAACCTGTTATGACAGCTACTGCATTTCATGGTCCATCAGGTCATTCGTACACCTTACTGTAGACCAGTTGGAAAGTCACTTACGGCAaattaaagacaaaatgtttttgggtGCACTGAGCATTTCAGTTGGTATGTATGAGATGCAATGTGTAGGTAAGACTATATTAGAAATAACGCAAGGAAGCCAGAGAGCGGAATAAACCAGTGAACAAGCAAAGGACCAGTCTAGGAAGCACTCCTCAAATAAGAGGGATTAGCAGACTTGCAGACTCTGGCTGTGATCCCGGACCACATGCACTGTGTTCTAGTCAATTTATCAgacagggagggagggagggaggggagaatCACACAGTTCTTTCCTAAAGATTGTCAGGTTTTCTGAATGTGTATTACAAAGCTTTAAAGCTCCCACAGAATTTTCTTACAGCTTGAGATTGCTTTCTGAGTCAAACAGGTGTCTTGTCCACCGGAATGCGAACGACTGCAGTAGAGAAGAATCAGGGTGAAGTTGGCAGCAAATTTATGATTACAAACAATCCCTCTGAGTAGTAAGAAAGAAGAGCATATGCATGGATCTGTCTGTACAGCACCCTCACTACTTATTGCCACCACAGTATATTGTTTTAGCGTACTGAGATTTTTGGAAAATTTGATAGATTTATTTCAGTGGAGGAGGTGGGGGGAGGATCCCTTCAGggagaaataactttttttggggTACGACAGCAGCGTAGGAGTAGAGCACACAATCCATGAAAGAAGGCCTCGGTCCTGGTTCCGGGTTAGAGTCCTGTGAacttttgctgcatgtcttcctcctctctctcaaCCCTATTTCCAGTCAGACTATTGTTAAATAATataaccaacaaaaaaaaaaaatgtttcgtTAACAGGACAGCACTTAGTCTTCCCCTATAACATTTCATGAGGttagaggaaagggagagagagggatTTTTTAGCTCTGCTGTTTGCATAATCTGTCTAGATCTTCCAGAGTCCTTGGTTTTctcctttgctttttttctcttcaacaCACCCAACAGATTTTCTAAAGGATTTCAGTCTGGACACTAAGCTCAGGGTTGGTGAACCACTTGTGCATCTTTTTTGGGcatatcctttttttattatcagcCTGCTGGAAGACATTGTTTCAAACAATGTTCGGTCTACTGGGGgaaatttaaaaggtttttgctTAAATTATTCCACTATTTCAAAGAAATGACGACGCAATGAAACTGAATCTCCAGGTCACTTTTGAGAGAAAAagccccacagcatcacagatcgtCCACCAGACTTCTCAATGTGAGGGATTTTCTTTCCCACATTTCGTATCTTTTTTTATCCCAGATTAGTGTTTGTTACAGAAAAACTTCAATCTTAATGTCCTTTAACCAGAGCACACGGTTCCATTTCAAAACGTCCGGAGAACAAGGTTTCTAGGTCCCACTTGACAAGGGGCGACGAGATTTAAATCCCTGAattcatcctttgtttcacCCCAGAAGTCAATATTGATCCAATTTGATCAAAGCTTAGCATCATCTTCACAGTGCATGATGGGAAGACAAACGTGTGTGCTTATCTGTCAAGagttccagttgttttaaactttgtaATGATTTTTTCTGATTGTTTATGTGGGCACGTTTGGTTGAATAGTTGTTTTCTTGCAGCTGTTTGGCTTGCGACACACGTCCCgtactttttttgtgtttttcggACTGAAAAATGGGCCTTTGTACCAAGATCTAGTTATACCCCAGGGAATCTGAAGTACTCAGACTTTTTTGATCAACTGTAAGGAGGAAAGAAATAAGTTTGTCagatttgtgtatgtgtgtgtgtgtgtgtgtttgtgtgtgtgtgtgtgtgtgtgtgtgtgtgtgtgtgtgtgtgtgtgtgtgtgtgtgtgtgtgtgtgtgtgtgtggaaactGTTAGAGGTGTGGTAAGAGACGTAGTTTGGATAGCATCTGTAAATGTGATCAAAAGTTTAGAAGATGAATTTATTAATCTTACCTGGGGTGCCAGTGAGTGTGGAgggtgctgcaaaaaaaaaactcagatccCAGAAAAAGCATTCATCCCTTATCTGTCACACAACTCAAGAGGAAATTCTGTGTTCACAACCCGCCTGCAGTCCATGGAAATCCCATCTGCACATTTCAGATCTGTGCATCTATATCATACTTTCAGAATGAGCGTTAGCAAAGACAATTTAGCCGCATAATTACCCGTTT harbors:
- the cabp7b gene encoding calcium-binding protein 7, which gives rise to MPVRAVTTRFMYKGLCTIPDVLSYRTPVHLPEDEVEEIREAFKVFDRDGNGFISKQELGMAMRSLGYMPNEVELEVIIQRLDMDGDGQVGFEEFVTLLGPKLSAAGMPDKFHGADFDSVFWKCDMQKLTVDELKRLLYDTFRDHLTMKDIENIIMTEENHLNSPESHVDIDTSPTQQEKHTCVRKSLICAFAIAFIISVMLIAANQMLRRGMK